A part of Miscanthus floridulus cultivar M001 chromosome 6, ASM1932011v1, whole genome shotgun sequence genomic DNA contains:
- the LOC136461369 gene encoding probable glutathione S-transferase has translation MSPPVKLVSAFGSPFAHRAEAVLRLKRVPFELLLEDLEHKSELLLTHNPIHKRVPVLLHGDRAVLESLVIVEYVDEAFDGPALLPADPYDRATALQGSGKRLFGGDSIGYLDLAACGLAHWLGVIEESTGVGLVSDDEFPALRRWAKEYAADETVEQCLPDRDQLLAYYTANNDKYRMMAKAQIHFYPTNAPSFLRLVHPEKRPPMRWSS, from the coding sequence ATGTCGCCGCCGGTGAAGCTCGTCAGCGCCTTCGGCAGCCCGTTCGCGCACCGTGCGGAGGCGGTCCTGCGCCTCAAGAGAGTTCCCTTCGAGCTCCTCCTGGAAGACCTGGAGCACAAGAGCGAGCTGCTGCTCACGCACAACCCCATCCACAAGAGGGTCCCCGTGCTCCTCCACGGCGACCGCGCCGTCCTCGAGTCCCTCGTCATCGTTGAGTACGTCGACGAGGCCTTCGACGGGCCGGCCCTCCTGCCAGCGGACCCCTACGACCGCGCCACGGCTCTGCAGGGGTCAGGGAAGAGGTTGTTCGGCGGCGACTCCATCGGCTACCTGGACCtcgcggcgtgcgggctggcgcACTGGCTCGGCGTCATCGAGGAGTCCACCGGGGTAGGCCTGGTGAGCGACGACGAGTTCCCGGCTCTTCGCCGGTGGGCCAAGGAGTACGCCGCCGACGAGACCGTGGAGCAGTGCCTGCCGGACAGGGACCAGCTTCTCGCCTACTACACTGCTAACAATGATAAGTACAGAATGATGGCCAAAGCGCAAATCCATTTCTACCCTACTAATGCaccaagttttcttcgtttggtCCACCCAGAAAAACGTCCCCCGATGAGATGGTCATCCTAA